One window of the Anguilla rostrata isolate EN2019 chromosome 13, ASM1855537v3, whole genome shotgun sequence genome contains the following:
- the zgc:112334 gene encoding rab GDP dissociation inhibitor beta encodes MQEYDVIVLGTGLKECILSGIMSVSGKKVLHIDRNPYYGGESASVSPLEELYKKFHVSGPPNTMGHGRDWNVDLIPKFLLANGELVKMLLYTGVTRYLDFKVVEDSFVYHAGRVHKVPSTEAEAQASDLMGMFDKRRFRKLLHFVLNYEESSPGTHHDMEPKRTSTRELFRHYDLGPDVIEFTGHALALHQNDEYLDQPFHQTIKRIRLYIESLARFSHSPYLYPIYGLGELPQGFARLSVEYGGAYMLNRAVEEIVMQNGKVVGVKSEGQVFHCKQLICDPSYVPNRVKKVSRVIRVICLLDHPIKSTHDASSCQIIIPQTQLNRKSDVYVCVVSYAHNVTAEGKYVAMVSTTVETNNPEKEVKPGLELLEPILQKFVSIEDLFVPRDDGRYSQVFVSKSYDAATHFTAECEDIKDMYHRITGSEFNFSSLENSTTSERTE; translated from the exons ATGCAGGAGTATGATGTCATCGTTTTGGGCACAGGTCTGAAG GAATGCATTCTTTCAGGGATAATGTCAGTGAGTGGTAAAAAAGTCCTTCACATTGACCGGAACCCATACTATGGAGGGGAGAGCGCCTCTGTCTCCCCACTGGAAGAG ctgtaTAAGAAATTCCACGTATCAGGTCCTCCTAATACTATGGGTCATGGGCGTGACTGGAACGTGGACCTTATTCCCAAATTCTTGCTGGCCAATG gggaGTTAGTGAAGATGCTACTGTACACAGGGGTGACTCGGTATTTGGACTTTAAGGTGGTGGAGGATAGTTTTGTGTACCATGCAGGACGAGTCCACAAGGTCCCATCAACAGAGGCTGAGGCCCAGGCATCAG ATCTGATGGGCATGTTTGACAAGCGTAGATTCCGTAAGCTGCTACATTTTGTGCTGAACTATGAGGAGAGCAGCCCAGGAACTCACCATGACATGGAGCCCAAACGCACCAGCACCAGGGAGCTTTTCCGCCACTATGACCTTGGGCCAGATGTCATTGAATTCACAGGACATGCCCTGGCTCTGCACCAAAATGATGA GTACTTGGATCAGCCTTTCCACCAGACGATTAAACGCATCAGACTGTACATAGAGTCTCTGGCTCGCTTCAGTCACAGTCCATACCTCTACCCCATCTATGGCCTGGGGGAGCTGCCGCAGGGATTTGCACG ACTCAGTGTAGAGTATGGGGGAGCCTACATGCTGAACCGTGCGGTGGAGGAGATAGTGATGCAGAACGGTAAAGTTGTTGGAGTGAAGTCTGAGGGACAG GTATTTCACTGTAAGCAGCTGATCTGTGACCCCAGCTATGTTCCCAATCGGGTGAAAAAAGTGAGCCGTGTCATTCGGGTTATCTGTTTACTCGACCATCCAATCAAATCTACTCATGATGCCAGCTCCTGTCAGATCATCATCCCTCAAACACAGCTCAACAGAAAGTCAG ACGTCTACGTTTGTGTGGTGTCTTACGCCCACAATGTGACAGCTGAGGGGAAgtatgttgccatggtgagcACTACTGTGGAGACCAATAACCCTGAGAAAGAGGTGAAGCCAGgactggagctgctggagcccATTCTACAGAA ATTTGTCTCCATTGAGGACCTGTTTGTCCCCAGAGATGATGGGAGGTACAGCCAG GTGTTTGTCTCCAAGTCATATGACGCTGCCACACACTTTACGGCAGAATGTGAGGACATCAAGGACATGTACCATCGCATTACTGGGTCAGAGTTCAACTTCAGCAGCCTGGAGAATAGTACCACATCAGAGAGGACTGAGTGA
- the ndufaf3 gene encoding NADH dehydrogenase [ubiquinone] 1 alpha subcomplex assembly factor 3: MAVANCTRLFLRGTAHGLRLASVRSPLLLSLPMTRTHRLGPSDDELYQRTTVSVMQREESGGVLIYGYSPRGFNIDGNSVIGPCALLPPTILQWNVGNYKDITVESLALFYMLEPRIEVLVLGTGGRVERIDPNVLKFMNRKGIAVEVQDTPNACATFNFLSSERRIVAAGLIPPPPSRALE; this comes from the exons ATGGCTGTGGCTAACTGCACTCGACTGTTCTTGAGAGGCACCGCGCATGGCCTACGATTAGCTTCAGTACGCTCTCCGTTGTTATTAAG CCTCCCCATGACACGGACCCACAGACTGGGCCCCAGCGATGATGAGCTATACCAGCGCACCACAGTGTCTGTCATGCAGAGGGAGGAGTCAGGTGGAGTCTTGATCTATGGCTACAGTCCCCGTGGGTTCAACATCGATGGAAACAGTGTGATAGGGCCTTGTGCACTCCTGCCCCCCACGATCCTGCAGTGGAAT GTGGGCAACTACAAGGATATCACGGTGGAAAGCTTGGCCCTGTTCTACATGCTGGAGCCCCGTATCG AGGTGCTGGTTTTGGGCACAGGAGGACGAGTGGAGCGGATCGACCCAAATGTTTTAAAGTTCATGAACAGAAAGGGCATTGCTGTGGAAGTACAGGACACG CCCAACGCATGTGCGACCTTCAACTTCCTGTCAAGTGAGCGTCGAATTGTAGCAGCTGGTCTCATTCCACCCCCTCCCAGCAGAGCCCTGGAGTAG
- the LOC135237276 gene encoding NCK-interacting protein with SH3 domain-like isoform X1 gives MYKSLYAFRSPEPNSLHFAAGESFLILERSNQHWWLGSRCSSGETGYIPSSYIERIQAPEQDEVLQSIDRAIEGIHNTAMKNGGKYNLEQREVLQKLIHHRKETLSRRSPTPASHKQKMPSSSSDLSLCHTPQPPNGLSRGYGRQASEPKSETTEPEEQGLYQVPLQPRRAAPITPPPPEKRRGTRPKEPEGSNSISPDGPGRGAPPSTAPSPSVSSASLDSGSSHSAVSSDVSLPSVASSPPPIPNRAKAPPPPAPVPAPTPATALAPSPSLAPALPSESPQPPAQPAIPKKGPAPQPQQPTPLEDHSESAGSSLAPPAAPASPSSSPTHSAVVPVSTGVELIELVRKNTNLSYELSRVAVGVVVGHLQTALPQAASALEQVLLSLVQSKDLRAALPQGQVCHDEQRLEVIFGDLARHREDAQQRSWALYEDHALIACYLEELLQILTDADPEVCKRKCRANQSEPVLSLVSYYQMEHRVSLRLLLLKVFGAMCSLDSALISTLLNSILPMELARDIQTDTQEHQKLCYSVLVLSMIFSMGEQVPYHHYEQLNSSFVLFLLEVIENGLPSDSTEQLPDLCINLLLAFNLHLKAPDTNVIMQTLISKGNVKILSEKILLLLNRGGDPVCMFNHAPPAPHAVLKFLQDIFASKDTATIFYHSDMMVMIDIAVRQISDLSPGDKLRMEYLSLMHAIIRTTDYLQQRHRLSDLQRALQRILVEGEEGAGQGEEEGTVTRQMDRLIVQQIYKEFPDICHQQD, from the exons ATGTATAAGTCTCTGTACGCGTTCCGATCGCCAGAGCCAAACTCTCTCCACTTCGCTGCCGGAGAAAGCTTCCTAATCCTGGAGCGGAGTAATCAACACTGGTGGCTCGGATCGCGCTGCAGCTCGGGGGAAACCGGATACATACCGTCATCTTATATCGAGAGAATCCAG GCCCCTGAGCAGGATGAGGTTCTGCAGTCCATCGACAGGGCCATCGAGGGCATCCACAACACAGCCATGAAAAACGGAGGCAAATACAACCTGGAGCAAAGAGAAGTGCTGCA GAAGCTAATCCACCACAGGAAAGAGACCCTCTCCCGTCGAAGCCCAACTCCAGCCAGTCACAAACAGAAGATGCCGTCGTCCAGCAGTGACCTCTCACTGTGCCacacccctcaaccccccaaTGGACTGAGCCGTGGGTATGGGCGCCAGGCCAGCGAGCCGAAATCAGAGACCACAGAGCCAGAAGAACAGGGCCTCTACCAG gtgcccCTCCAGCCACGCCGTGCGGCCCCCATTACTCCTCCACCCCCAGAGAAACGCAGGGGCACCCGGCCCAAAG AGCCAGAGGGTTCCAATAGTATTTCCCCAGATGGCCCTGGGCGTGGCGCTCCTCCCAGTACTGCGCCCTCGCCCTCAGTCAGCTCTGCCTCCCTGGactctggctcctcccactcgGCGGTGTCCTCAGACGTCAGCCTGCCCAGTGTTGCCAGCAGCCCTCCCCCGATTCCCAACCGTGCcaaggccccgcctccccctgctcctgtcCCTGCCCCTACTCCTGCCACTGCTCTTgccccttccccttcccttgcccctgccctcccctctgaGTCCCCCCAGCCTCCGGCCCAACCAGCCATCCCTAAAaagggccccgcccctcagccccAACAGCCAACACCCTTGGAGGACCACTCAGAGTCCGCAGGTTCTTCCTTGGCTCCACCCGCTGCTCCTGCCAGCCCCTCCAGCAGCCCCACCCATTCTGCAGTTGTTCCCGTGTCTACAGGGGTGGAGCTGATTGAGCTGGTCCGTAAAAACACCAATCTCAGTTACGAGCTGTCGCGTGTGGCGGTCGGTGTGGTCGTAGGTCATCTGCAGACCGCTCTTCCGCAGGCAGCTTCTGCTCTGGAACAAGTTCTCCTCTCATTGGTGCAGAGCAAG GACCTGAGAGCGGCTCTGCCTCAGGGGCAGGTTTGCCACGACGAGCAGAGGCTGGAAGTGATCTTCGGGGACCTGGCCCGGCACCGCGAGGACGCGCAGCAGCGCAGCTGGGCCCTGTACGAGGACCACGCCCTCATCGCCTGCtacctggaggagctgctgcagaTCCTG ACGGATGCTGACCCAGAGGTGTGTAAGCGGAAGTGCAGggccaaccaatcagagcctgtGCTGTCACTCGTTTCTTACTACCAGATG gagCACAGAGTGTCTttgcggctgctgctgctcaagGTCTTTGGGGCGATGTGCAGTCTGGACTCCGCCCTCATCTCCACCCTCCTTAATTCCATACTGCCCATGGAGCTCGCTCGCGACATTCAAACTGACACCCAGG AGCATCAGAAGCTGTGCTACTCTGTGTTAGTCCTATCTATGATCTTCTCCATGGGGGAGCAGGTGCCATACCACCACTACG AGCAGCTGAACAGCTCGTTTGTTCTGTTCCTATTGGAGGTGATTGAGAACGGCCTCCCCTCTGACTCCACTGAGCAGCTTCCTGACCTCTGTATTAACCTGCTCTTGGCATTCAACCTGCACCTGAAAG CTCCAGACACTAATGTCATCATGCAAACACTTATTAGCAAAGGAAATGTGAAGATTTTGTCAGAGAAGATCTTACTACTGCTGAACAGAGGAG GTGATCCAGTTTGTATGTTTAATCATGCCCCGCCTGCTCCACACGCTGTGCTGAAGTTTCTGCAGGACATCTTTGCCAGCAAAGACACCGCCACCATTTTCTACCACTCTGATATGATGGTGATGATTGACATCGCTGTGCGCCAGATCTCTGACCTGTCCCCTGGGGACAAG ctgcgTATGGAGTATCTCTCCCTCATGCATGCCATCATCCGCACCACAGACTACCTGCAGCAACGCCATCGTTTGAGCGACCTTCAGAGGGCGCTGCAGCGCATCCTggtggaaggggaggagggggcgggacagggagaggaggaggggacggTGACCAGGCAGATGGACAGACTAATAGTGCAGCAGATCTATAAGGAGTTTCCTGATATCTGCCATCAGCAGGACtga
- the LOC135237276 gene encoding NCK-interacting protein with SH3 domain-like isoform X4, which yields MYKSLYAFRSPEPNSLHFAAGESFLILERSNQHWWLGSRCSSGETGYIPSSYIERIQAPEQDEVLQSIDRAIEGIHNTAMKNGGKYNLEQREVLQKLIHHRKETLSRRSPTPASHKQKMPSSSSDLSLCHTPQPPNGLSRGYGRQASEPKSETTEPEEQGLYQVPLQPRRAAPITPPPPEKRRGTRPKEPEGSNSISPDGPGRGAPPSTAPSPSVSSASLDSGSSHSAVSSDVSLPSVASSPPPIPNRAKAPPPPAPVPAPTPATALAPSPSLAPALPSESPQPPAQPAIPKKGPAPQPQQPTPLEDHSESAGSSLAPPAAPASPSSSPTHSAVVPVSTGVELIELVRKNTNLSYELSRVAVGVVVGHLQTALPQAASALEQVLLSLVQSKDLRAALPQGQVCHDEQRLEVIFGDLARHREDAQQRSWALYEDHALIACYLEELLQILTDADPEVCKRKCRANQSEPVLSLVSYYQMEHRVSLRLLLLKVFGAMCSLDSALISTLLNSILPMELARDIQTDTQEHQKLCYSVLVLSMIFSMGEQVPYHHYEQLNSSFVLFLLEVIENGLPSDSTEQLPDLCINLLLAFNLHLKAPDTNVIMQTLISKGNVKILSEKILLLLNRGDDPV from the exons ATGTATAAGTCTCTGTACGCGTTCCGATCGCCAGAGCCAAACTCTCTCCACTTCGCTGCCGGAGAAAGCTTCCTAATCCTGGAGCGGAGTAATCAACACTGGTGGCTCGGATCGCGCTGCAGCTCGGGGGAAACCGGATACATACCGTCATCTTATATCGAGAGAATCCAG GCCCCTGAGCAGGATGAGGTTCTGCAGTCCATCGACAGGGCCATCGAGGGCATCCACAACACAGCCATGAAAAACGGAGGCAAATACAACCTGGAGCAAAGAGAAGTGCTGCA GAAGCTAATCCACCACAGGAAAGAGACCCTCTCCCGTCGAAGCCCAACTCCAGCCAGTCACAAACAGAAGATGCCGTCGTCCAGCAGTGACCTCTCACTGTGCCacacccctcaaccccccaaTGGACTGAGCCGTGGGTATGGGCGCCAGGCCAGCGAGCCGAAATCAGAGACCACAGAGCCAGAAGAACAGGGCCTCTACCAG gtgcccCTCCAGCCACGCCGTGCGGCCCCCATTACTCCTCCACCCCCAGAGAAACGCAGGGGCACCCGGCCCAAAG AGCCAGAGGGTTCCAATAGTATTTCCCCAGATGGCCCTGGGCGTGGCGCTCCTCCCAGTACTGCGCCCTCGCCCTCAGTCAGCTCTGCCTCCCTGGactctggctcctcccactcgGCGGTGTCCTCAGACGTCAGCCTGCCCAGTGTTGCCAGCAGCCCTCCCCCGATTCCCAACCGTGCcaaggccccgcctccccctgctcctgtcCCTGCCCCTACTCCTGCCACTGCTCTTgccccttccccttcccttgcccctgccctcccctctgaGTCCCCCCAGCCTCCGGCCCAACCAGCCATCCCTAAAaagggccccgcccctcagccccAACAGCCAACACCCTTGGAGGACCACTCAGAGTCCGCAGGTTCTTCCTTGGCTCCACCCGCTGCTCCTGCCAGCCCCTCCAGCAGCCCCACCCATTCTGCAGTTGTTCCCGTGTCTACAGGGGTGGAGCTGATTGAGCTGGTCCGTAAAAACACCAATCTCAGTTACGAGCTGTCGCGTGTGGCGGTCGGTGTGGTCGTAGGTCATCTGCAGACCGCTCTTCCGCAGGCAGCTTCTGCTCTGGAACAAGTTCTCCTCTCATTGGTGCAGAGCAAG GACCTGAGAGCGGCTCTGCCTCAGGGGCAGGTTTGCCACGACGAGCAGAGGCTGGAAGTGATCTTCGGGGACCTGGCCCGGCACCGCGAGGACGCGCAGCAGCGCAGCTGGGCCCTGTACGAGGACCACGCCCTCATCGCCTGCtacctggaggagctgctgcagaTCCTG ACGGATGCTGACCCAGAGGTGTGTAAGCGGAAGTGCAGggccaaccaatcagagcctgtGCTGTCACTCGTTTCTTACTACCAGATG gagCACAGAGTGTCTttgcggctgctgctgctcaagGTCTTTGGGGCGATGTGCAGTCTGGACTCCGCCCTCATCTCCACCCTCCTTAATTCCATACTGCCCATGGAGCTCGCTCGCGACATTCAAACTGACACCCAGG AGCATCAGAAGCTGTGCTACTCTGTGTTAGTCCTATCTATGATCTTCTCCATGGGGGAGCAGGTGCCATACCACCACTACG AGCAGCTGAACAGCTCGTTTGTTCTGTTCCTATTGGAGGTGATTGAGAACGGCCTCCCCTCTGACTCCACTGAGCAGCTTCCTGACCTCTGTATTAACCTGCTCTTGGCATTCAACCTGCACCTGAAAG CTCCAGACACTAATGTCATCATGCAAACACTTATTAGCAAAGGAAATGTGAAGATTTTGTCAGAGAAGATCTTACTACTGCTGAACAGAGGAG ATGATCCAGTTTAA
- the LOC135237276 gene encoding NCK-interacting protein with SH3 domain-like isoform X2: MKNGGKYNLEQREVLQKLIHHRKETLSRRSPTPASHKQKMPSSSSDLSLCHTPQPPNGLSRGYGRQASEPKSETTEPEEQGLYQVPLQPRRAAPITPPPPEKRRGTRPKEPEGSNSISPDGPGRGAPPSTAPSPSVSSASLDSGSSHSAVSSDVSLPSVASSPPPIPNRAKAPPPPAPVPAPTPATALAPSPSLAPALPSESPQPPAQPAIPKKGPAPQPQQPTPLEDHSESAGSSLAPPAAPASPSSSPTHSAVVPVSTGVELIELVRKNTNLSYELSRVAVGVVVGHLQTALPQAASALEQVLLSLVQSKDLRAALPQGQVCHDEQRLEVIFGDLARHREDAQQRSWALYEDHALIACYLEELLQILTDADPEVCKRKCRANQSEPVLSLVSYYQMEHRVSLRLLLLKVFGAMCSLDSALISTLLNSILPMELARDIQTDTQEHQKLCYSVLVLSMIFSMGEQVPYHHYEQLNSSFVLFLLEVIENGLPSDSTEQLPDLCINLLLAFNLHLKAPDTNVIMQTLISKGNVKILSEKILLLLNRGGDPVCMFNHAPPAPHAVLKFLQDIFASKDTATIFYHSDMMVMIDIAVRQISDLSPGDKLRMEYLSLMHAIIRTTDYLQQRHRLSDLQRALQRILVEGEEGAGQGEEEGTVTRQMDRLIVQQIYKEFPDICHQQD; the protein is encoded by the exons ATGAAAAACGGAGGCAAATACAACCTGGAGCAAAGAGAAGTGCTGCA GAAGCTAATCCACCACAGGAAAGAGACCCTCTCCCGTCGAAGCCCAACTCCAGCCAGTCACAAACAGAAGATGCCGTCGTCCAGCAGTGACCTCTCACTGTGCCacacccctcaaccccccaaTGGACTGAGCCGTGGGTATGGGCGCCAGGCCAGCGAGCCGAAATCAGAGACCACAGAGCCAGAAGAACAGGGCCTCTACCAG gtgcccCTCCAGCCACGCCGTGCGGCCCCCATTACTCCTCCACCCCCAGAGAAACGCAGGGGCACCCGGCCCAAAG AGCCAGAGGGTTCCAATAGTATTTCCCCAGATGGCCCTGGGCGTGGCGCTCCTCCCAGTACTGCGCCCTCGCCCTCAGTCAGCTCTGCCTCCCTGGactctggctcctcccactcgGCGGTGTCCTCAGACGTCAGCCTGCCCAGTGTTGCCAGCAGCCCTCCCCCGATTCCCAACCGTGCcaaggccccgcctccccctgctcctgtcCCTGCCCCTACTCCTGCCACTGCTCTTgccccttccccttcccttgcccctgccctcccctctgaGTCCCCCCAGCCTCCGGCCCAACCAGCCATCCCTAAAaagggccccgcccctcagccccAACAGCCAACACCCTTGGAGGACCACTCAGAGTCCGCAGGTTCTTCCTTGGCTCCACCCGCTGCTCCTGCCAGCCCCTCCAGCAGCCCCACCCATTCTGCAGTTGTTCCCGTGTCTACAGGGGTGGAGCTGATTGAGCTGGTCCGTAAAAACACCAATCTCAGTTACGAGCTGTCGCGTGTGGCGGTCGGTGTGGTCGTAGGTCATCTGCAGACCGCTCTTCCGCAGGCAGCTTCTGCTCTGGAACAAGTTCTCCTCTCATTGGTGCAGAGCAAG GACCTGAGAGCGGCTCTGCCTCAGGGGCAGGTTTGCCACGACGAGCAGAGGCTGGAAGTGATCTTCGGGGACCTGGCCCGGCACCGCGAGGACGCGCAGCAGCGCAGCTGGGCCCTGTACGAGGACCACGCCCTCATCGCCTGCtacctggaggagctgctgcagaTCCTG ACGGATGCTGACCCAGAGGTGTGTAAGCGGAAGTGCAGggccaaccaatcagagcctgtGCTGTCACTCGTTTCTTACTACCAGATG gagCACAGAGTGTCTttgcggctgctgctgctcaagGTCTTTGGGGCGATGTGCAGTCTGGACTCCGCCCTCATCTCCACCCTCCTTAATTCCATACTGCCCATGGAGCTCGCTCGCGACATTCAAACTGACACCCAGG AGCATCAGAAGCTGTGCTACTCTGTGTTAGTCCTATCTATGATCTTCTCCATGGGGGAGCAGGTGCCATACCACCACTACG AGCAGCTGAACAGCTCGTTTGTTCTGTTCCTATTGGAGGTGATTGAGAACGGCCTCCCCTCTGACTCCACTGAGCAGCTTCCTGACCTCTGTATTAACCTGCTCTTGGCATTCAACCTGCACCTGAAAG CTCCAGACACTAATGTCATCATGCAAACACTTATTAGCAAAGGAAATGTGAAGATTTTGTCAGAGAAGATCTTACTACTGCTGAACAGAGGAG GTGATCCAGTTTGTATGTTTAATCATGCCCCGCCTGCTCCACACGCTGTGCTGAAGTTTCTGCAGGACATCTTTGCCAGCAAAGACACCGCCACCATTTTCTACCACTCTGATATGATGGTGATGATTGACATCGCTGTGCGCCAGATCTCTGACCTGTCCCCTGGGGACAAG ctgcgTATGGAGTATCTCTCCCTCATGCATGCCATCATCCGCACCACAGACTACCTGCAGCAACGCCATCGTTTGAGCGACCTTCAGAGGGCGCTGCAGCGCATCCTggtggaaggggaggagggggcgggacagggagaggaggaggggacggTGACCAGGCAGATGGACAGACTAATAGTGCAGCAGATCTATAAGGAGTTTCCTGATATCTGCCATCAGCAGGACtga
- the LOC135237276 gene encoding NCK-interacting protein with SH3 domain-like isoform X3 gives MPSSSSDLSLCHTPQPPNGLSRGYGRQASEPKSETTEPEEQGLYQVPLQPRRAAPITPPPPEKRRGTRPKEPEGSNSISPDGPGRGAPPSTAPSPSVSSASLDSGSSHSAVSSDVSLPSVASSPPPIPNRAKAPPPPAPVPAPTPATALAPSPSLAPALPSESPQPPAQPAIPKKGPAPQPQQPTPLEDHSESAGSSLAPPAAPASPSSSPTHSAVVPVSTGVELIELVRKNTNLSYELSRVAVGVVVGHLQTALPQAASALEQVLLSLVQSKDLRAALPQGQVCHDEQRLEVIFGDLARHREDAQQRSWALYEDHALIACYLEELLQILTDADPEVCKRKCRANQSEPVLSLVSYYQMEHRVSLRLLLLKVFGAMCSLDSALISTLLNSILPMELARDIQTDTQEHQKLCYSVLVLSMIFSMGEQVPYHHYEQLNSSFVLFLLEVIENGLPSDSTEQLPDLCINLLLAFNLHLKAPDTNVIMQTLISKGNVKILSEKILLLLNRGGDPVCMFNHAPPAPHAVLKFLQDIFASKDTATIFYHSDMMVMIDIAVRQISDLSPGDKLRMEYLSLMHAIIRTTDYLQQRHRLSDLQRALQRILVEGEEGAGQGEEEGTVTRQMDRLIVQQIYKEFPDICHQQD, from the exons ATGCCGTCGTCCAGCAGTGACCTCTCACTGTGCCacacccctcaaccccccaaTGGACTGAGCCGTGGGTATGGGCGCCAGGCCAGCGAGCCGAAATCAGAGACCACAGAGCCAGAAGAACAGGGCCTCTACCAG gtgcccCTCCAGCCACGCCGTGCGGCCCCCATTACTCCTCCACCCCCAGAGAAACGCAGGGGCACCCGGCCCAAAG AGCCAGAGGGTTCCAATAGTATTTCCCCAGATGGCCCTGGGCGTGGCGCTCCTCCCAGTACTGCGCCCTCGCCCTCAGTCAGCTCTGCCTCCCTGGactctggctcctcccactcgGCGGTGTCCTCAGACGTCAGCCTGCCCAGTGTTGCCAGCAGCCCTCCCCCGATTCCCAACCGTGCcaaggccccgcctccccctgctcctgtcCCTGCCCCTACTCCTGCCACTGCTCTTgccccttccccttcccttgcccctgccctcccctctgaGTCCCCCCAGCCTCCGGCCCAACCAGCCATCCCTAAAaagggccccgcccctcagccccAACAGCCAACACCCTTGGAGGACCACTCAGAGTCCGCAGGTTCTTCCTTGGCTCCACCCGCTGCTCCTGCCAGCCCCTCCAGCAGCCCCACCCATTCTGCAGTTGTTCCCGTGTCTACAGGGGTGGAGCTGATTGAGCTGGTCCGTAAAAACACCAATCTCAGTTACGAGCTGTCGCGTGTGGCGGTCGGTGTGGTCGTAGGTCATCTGCAGACCGCTCTTCCGCAGGCAGCTTCTGCTCTGGAACAAGTTCTCCTCTCATTGGTGCAGAGCAAG GACCTGAGAGCGGCTCTGCCTCAGGGGCAGGTTTGCCACGACGAGCAGAGGCTGGAAGTGATCTTCGGGGACCTGGCCCGGCACCGCGAGGACGCGCAGCAGCGCAGCTGGGCCCTGTACGAGGACCACGCCCTCATCGCCTGCtacctggaggagctgctgcagaTCCTG ACGGATGCTGACCCAGAGGTGTGTAAGCGGAAGTGCAGggccaaccaatcagagcctgtGCTGTCACTCGTTTCTTACTACCAGATG gagCACAGAGTGTCTttgcggctgctgctgctcaagGTCTTTGGGGCGATGTGCAGTCTGGACTCCGCCCTCATCTCCACCCTCCTTAATTCCATACTGCCCATGGAGCTCGCTCGCGACATTCAAACTGACACCCAGG AGCATCAGAAGCTGTGCTACTCTGTGTTAGTCCTATCTATGATCTTCTCCATGGGGGAGCAGGTGCCATACCACCACTACG AGCAGCTGAACAGCTCGTTTGTTCTGTTCCTATTGGAGGTGATTGAGAACGGCCTCCCCTCTGACTCCACTGAGCAGCTTCCTGACCTCTGTATTAACCTGCTCTTGGCATTCAACCTGCACCTGAAAG CTCCAGACACTAATGTCATCATGCAAACACTTATTAGCAAAGGAAATGTGAAGATTTTGTCAGAGAAGATCTTACTACTGCTGAACAGAGGAG GTGATCCAGTTTGTATGTTTAATCATGCCCCGCCTGCTCCACACGCTGTGCTGAAGTTTCTGCAGGACATCTTTGCCAGCAAAGACACCGCCACCATTTTCTACCACTCTGATATGATGGTGATGATTGACATCGCTGTGCGCCAGATCTCTGACCTGTCCCCTGGGGACAAG ctgcgTATGGAGTATCTCTCCCTCATGCATGCCATCATCCGCACCACAGACTACCTGCAGCAACGCCATCGTTTGAGCGACCTTCAGAGGGCGCTGCAGCGCATCCTggtggaaggggaggagggggcgggacagggagaggaggaggggacggTGACCAGGCAGATGGACAGACTAATAGTGCAGCAGATCTATAAGGAGTTTCCTGATATCTGCCATCAGCAGGACtga